The stretch of DNA agaatgaggggagatttgatagaggtgtataaaattatgatgggcatagatagAGGGAATGCAAGcaatctttttccactgaggctaggagagaaaataaaacagaagacAAGGGTTAAGAATGAAAAGGGAaacgtttaaagggaacattaagtggagcttcttcacacagagagttgtcactgctggttgaagtggtgaatgcaggctcacttttaacatctaagaaaaacttggacaggtacatggatgagtgcGCTGTGGAGGAATATGGTCTAGCTGCagttcagtgggactaggcagaaaaatgattcaGCACAGCCAGGAAGGGCGAAAagtgctgtttctgtgctgtaacgttctataGTTCTAAATCTCTGAAAGGTTCATCAATGAAAACTTCCTACCAAAAAGCCATGCGGACACCTGCTAATCAAACTGTCTATCAAAATTCTGTTTGGTCCTGTCTATCAGAAATACTTGTAGTAACTTCCCCACTACGGATGTCACACTGACTGGCCTGTAGTTCCCAGGCTTGTCCTTGAGAGCTCTTTTAAACAATGCAATAACATTTCTGTGTTTGCGCAGTTTTTGGGACAACCCATGGTCAATAATGATGAAGTAAATATCTTCAGAAGGGCCTCACAATTTTCTTTAGACTTCCACAAAGCATTTGATAGGCTTTGAGGATTCATCCACATTAATGCAAAGAAAGCCTGCAAATAACTACACTCTGGTAATATGAACATCCTCCAAAGCAACTCGACTAGTTTCCATTATCAATTGAGCAACCATGATATCGTATTCAGTAAACACCAAGAAGAAATATTCATTAATGGATTCATGATCGTACCCATTCCCTGTGGCTTATGACAAGGGGACCCTGCTGATCACTCTGTTGCCTTTTTCTTCCAAGCCACACTGTTAGTCTTTATATAGCTGTAGAACCTCTTGGGATTTCCCTGACCTGCCAGATCCATCACACAACATTGTTTTGTCCTCCTTGTTTCCCTCCTGAAAGTATTCTTGAACCTTTTTTCTCTTATTAAGTGATTTGCACGATCCAGATCTCCTACACCCAGTGTATGATTCCTTTATTTCTTGACCAGAGCCTTTATatcttgtggtaaactatgtatacctgtctggacacgcccctctgctgactgctcctgtggctcctcccccaGACCCCTgtttaaaggcgattggaggcactgctcctccctcagtcaccAGGATGTCATGGTCtcgtttgctgctaataaaagcctatcgttcacctcccatctccaagagttattgatggtgcatcaattttattagcagcaattatagaaaatggagagcattttacgaccagacagattggatctcgacccccAATCCCAGGGAGCCGGCgatgctttcgaactctggctagcatgcttcgaatcgtacttggaggagattcatgtgaccgaccctgccacaaagcgcagggttctcctctccagagtcagtgcaagggtctactccatgatcagagaccaaatGGACTATCAGGGTgtgatggatgccctcaaaagacaataccgctGGCCCGTGAACACCATctacgcaagacattgcttaTCGACACGGTGGCAGCGGGCCAGAGAgttgagcgctgagtttgtctgggccctacagacactcgtgcaggcctgcgactgcaggtgACTGAtagcggagctcctggtacggggatcaggtcagtgtacgtgtgccagcggctgctggaacatgccgatcttaccttacattcggcgatcgagctggccgacacgctggaggccgctctgcacaatgctgacgctgtccagccgcgcgatatcccatggacgctgcagaccccgcaacccgccgacaaatcgacctcggctgctgccagtcgcaagtccatgaagtccccgcaacccgccggcaaaTCGACCTTggctgctgccagttgcaagtccgcgcagtgttacttctgcggactcgaaaagcacccctgaaaacgctgtccggcccgagaagctacctgctccagctgcagaaagaagggccacttcgccaaggcctggaagtccaaaccacgagcggggtcaagcagcgccatgtgcgaggcatgggggtc from Hemitrygon akajei chromosome 28, sHemAka1.3, whole genome shotgun sequence encodes:
- the LOC140717795 gene encoding uncharacterized protein isoform X2; its protein translation is MDAADPATRRQIDLGCCQSQVHEVPATRRQIDLGCCQLQVRAVLLLRTRKAPLKTLSGPRSYLLQLQKEGPLRQGLEVQTTSGVKQRHVRGMGVGILVTAILPARLVRGMGAAIFVGTNSPRLRPTGAYRAPRRQFNSGPRDPRPKRTTPARKVNDGHPGGGAQD